One stretch of Harmonia axyridis chromosome 1, icHarAxyr1.1, whole genome shotgun sequence DNA includes these proteins:
- the LOC123670998 gene encoding uncharacterized protein LOC123670998 isoform X3, whose protein sequence is MNAWRVVHFLKEDTVEAVPVSWLRGSNQCHWPPFNRLKLKTAINKCMPPSSNWDVHETRVIGEIYGDLSVARMKALEAESTSDLNSDSDLLGLGHRKIRMNKKYQDSESSEQDKEDSLSPEASKIMMPTLKRREEKTSVAPSDDDLGFESYVGSDNAGEASKIVMSTLKRRDKESAVYPYSDDDLGIESNVPGFDNAGNPLRIVPGNPDRNEAECTATEIEGSYYNRQYYLKDEQFKRQVLRNLSILNFKLDQLADDIGRLALKENTVTTNLPPSVFSKFNFPLATEEELHNFESHLADREKYQQVQLELSRIGGGTTKIMVRRLMEKLISSQLGVEYSWIGFKKKKNFSVLLISKVLIDAVLAVHKNSNAAEVEASAKQWLVKCKERCTKEK, encoded by the exons ATGAATGCTTGGAGAGTGGTCCATTTTCTAAAGGAGGATACAGTAGAAGCGGTACCAGTCTCCTGGTTGAGAGGCTCCAACCAATGTCACTGGCCTCCCTTCAATAGGCTGAAGCTCAAGACAGCGATCAATAAATGTATGCCACCTTCTTCAAACTGGGACGTACATGAAACACGAGTAATTGGGGAAATATATG GAGATTTATCTGTTGCCCGAATGAAGGCTCTAGAAGCGGAGAGTACCTCTGATTTGAATTCTGATTCTGATCTATTAGGGTTGGGACATAGAAAAatcagaatgaataaaaaatatcaggatTCTGAATCATCAGAACAAGACAAAGAGGATAGTCTATCACCAGAAGCATCTAAAATTATGATGCCTACCCTCaaaagaagagaggaaaaaacatctg TGGCCCCTTCAGATGATGATTTAGGATTTGAGTCATACGTAGGCTCTGATAATGCAGGTGAAGCATCTAAAATTGTGATGTCTACCCTTAAAAGAAGGGATAAAGAAAGCGCTG TGTACCCTTATTCAGATGATGATTTAGGGATTGAGTCAAACGTCCCAGGATTTGATAATGcag GAAATCCACTTAGAATTGTCCCAGGAAATCCAGACAGAAATGAGGCAGAATGTACAGCAACAGAGATCGAAGGGAGCTACTACAATAGACAGTATTACTTGAAAG ATGAGCAGTTTAAGCGGCAAGTACTGCGAAATCTgtccattttaaattttaaactgGATCAGTTGGCTGATGATATAGGTAGATTAGCGCTTAAAGAAAATACTGTAACAACAAACCTTCCTCCAtcagtattttcaaaattcaattttccattAGCAACTGAGGAAGAACTGCACAATTTTGAGAGTCACTTGGCAGACAGAGAGAAGTACCAGCAAGTG CAATTGGAATTATCAAGAATTGGTGGTGGTACCACCAAAATTATGGTACGACGTTTAATGGAGAAGCTTATAAGCAGTCAACTTGGTGTTGAGTACAGTTGGATaggatttaagaaaaaaaagaacttcTCAGTTTTACTCATATCCAAAGTACTCATAG ATGCTGTATTGGCTGtgcataaaaattcaaatgcaGCGGAAGTGGAAGCATCAGCCAAACAATGGCTGGTTAAGTGTAAGGAGCGATGCaccaaagaaaaataa
- the LOC123670998 gene encoding uncharacterized protein LOC123670998 isoform X2 yields the protein MNAWRVVHFLKEDTVEAVPVSWLRGSNQCHWPPFNRLKLKTAINKCMPPSSNWDVHETRVIGEIYGDLSVARMKALEAESTSDLNSDSDLLGLGHRKIRMNKKYQDSESSEQDKEDSLSPEASKIMMPTLKRREEKTSVSISDFGISSVAPSDDDLGFESYVGSDNAGEASKIVMSTLKRRDKESAVYPYSDDDLGIESNVPGFDNAGNPLRIVPGNPDRNEAECTATEIEGSYYNRQYYLKDEQFKRQVLRNLSILNFKLDQLADDIGRLALKENTVTTNLPPSVFSKFNFPLATEEELHNFESHLADREKYQQVQLELSRIGGGTTKIMVRRLMEKLISSQLGVEYSWIGFKKKKNFSVLLISKVLIDAVLAVHKNSNAAEVEASAKQWLVKCKERCTKEK from the exons ATGAATGCTTGGAGAGTGGTCCATTTTCTAAAGGAGGATACAGTAGAAGCGGTACCAGTCTCCTGGTTGAGAGGCTCCAACCAATGTCACTGGCCTCCCTTCAATAGGCTGAAGCTCAAGACAGCGATCAATAAATGTATGCCACCTTCTTCAAACTGGGACGTACATGAAACACGAGTAATTGGGGAAATATATG GAGATTTATCTGTTGCCCGAATGAAGGCTCTAGAAGCGGAGAGTACCTCTGATTTGAATTCTGATTCTGATCTATTAGGGTTGGGACATAGAAAAatcagaatgaataaaaaatatcaggatTCTGAATCATCAGAACAAGACAAAGAGGATAGTCTATCACCAGAAGCATCTAAAATTATGATGCCTACCCTCaaaagaagagaggaaaaaacatctg TTTCTATATCTGATTTTGGTATTTCTTCAGTGGCCCCTTCAGATGATGATTTAGGATTTGAGTCATACGTAGGCTCTGATAATGCAGGTGAAGCATCTAAAATTGTGATGTCTACCCTTAAAAGAAGGGATAAAGAAAGCGCTG TGTACCCTTATTCAGATGATGATTTAGGGATTGAGTCAAACGTCCCAGGATTTGATAATGcag GAAATCCACTTAGAATTGTCCCAGGAAATCCAGACAGAAATGAGGCAGAATGTACAGCAACAGAGATCGAAGGGAGCTACTACAATAGACAGTATTACTTGAAAG ATGAGCAGTTTAAGCGGCAAGTACTGCGAAATCTgtccattttaaattttaaactgGATCAGTTGGCTGATGATATAGGTAGATTAGCGCTTAAAGAAAATACTGTAACAACAAACCTTCCTCCAtcagtattttcaaaattcaattttccattAGCAACTGAGGAAGAACTGCACAATTTTGAGAGTCACTTGGCAGACAGAGAGAAGTACCAGCAAGTG CAATTGGAATTATCAAGAATTGGTGGTGGTACCACCAAAATTATGGTACGACGTTTAATGGAGAAGCTTATAAGCAGTCAACTTGGTGTTGAGTACAGTTGGATaggatttaagaaaaaaaagaacttcTCAGTTTTACTCATATCCAAAGTACTCATAG ATGCTGTATTGGCTGtgcataaaaattcaaatgcaGCGGAAGTGGAAGCATCAGCCAAACAATGGCTGGTTAAGTGTAAGGAGCGATGCaccaaagaaaaataa